The following is a genomic window from Capnocytophaga stomatis.
TTTCCTCGCTTTTTGGATTTTCTTCCTTTTGGCAAGCCATCAAAAACAAGAAACTCGTTAAAAATAACAGTAAATTCTTCATTGTATTTATATATTTAATTGTTAGTACTCTTAAAGTGATTTTAATGTTGATAGCAATACAAACAAAAGAGCGAAAAAATTTTCGCTCTTTTGAGGATTACTTTTTGTTTCGGCGGGAAACGGTTTCGTTCATCTCGCCGATAACTTGTGCCACTACGCCGGCAAATTTCTTGTAGGGTTCTTCCTCTTGCGTTGCGGTGAGAAAACTTACCAATTTGGTATTGATAAGCTCCAACAAAGGATTTTTCAGCGAAGTTGCCGAAGCCGTTGCTCCTTGTTCCGACACGGCTTTTTCATACGCCATTCGCTCGGTATGAAAAGCCGTTTGACGCGTGCGAAGCTCCTCTATGGTTTCCGCCACGCCCGAGAGTCCGTTAATGGCGTCCTGCAAATCTGACGCTGACAAATCTCGTAAGAGCGACTCAATATGTGCCGATTCACTC
Proteins encoded in this region:
- a CDS encoding DUF6261 family protein — its product is MKKLNSKARVSEVADVAHRLVGQFAQETTLQNDAFLKGVFTKMEAQTTEISVALKKEAAISRLEEADDLRDETIGNFKQILLGYKAMRSAEIKGWAERLYAVFDRYGMRITRENYSSESAHIESLLRDLSASDLQDAINGLSGVAETIEELRTRQTAFHTERMAYEKAVSEQGATASATSLKNPLLELINTKLVSFLTATQEEEPYKKFAGVVAQVIGEMNETVSRRNKK